The following proteins come from a genomic window of Mariniflexile sp. TRM1-10:
- a CDS encoding DegT/DnrJ/EryC1/StrS family aminotransferase, with protein MPGFELFGDLERNEVNDVLENGVLMRYGFDGMRNGHWKAKELEKALEATFQVNHAQLVSSGTAAISVALAAAGVGAGDEVILPTFTFVASFEAVMMLGAIPVLVEIDDTLTLSPKAVENAITPKTKAVMVVHMCGSMGHIDTLQDICSKHNLLLIEDACQAIGATYKSKPLGSIGDLGCFSFDFVKTITCGEGGAVITNNKDYYINSDHYSDHGHDHVGNDRGAESHPFLGYNFRISELHAAVGLAQIKRLPEILKVQKLNYTILRDALFQIPEVTFRTVPEGGEENYSFLNFFLPDLETSLKVSEAFKTQGVDACFQYYNNNWHYIRKWDHLKEMKSLFPIPTEVKNGLDSLKNKEFPQSDHYIGRNISCLIKLSWTEAEVKARASKMVEIIKASL; from the coding sequence ATGCCAGGATTCGAACTATTTGGAGATTTAGAAAGAAACGAAGTAAACGATGTATTAGAAAACGGTGTGCTTATGCGCTACGGATTCGATGGAATGCGTAACGGCCATTGGAAAGCCAAAGAGTTAGAAAAAGCGTTAGAAGCCACCTTTCAAGTTAACCATGCACAATTAGTATCAAGTGGTACCGCAGCCATATCGGTTGCCTTGGCAGCAGCTGGTGTTGGAGCAGGTGATGAGGTTATTTTACCAACCTTTACATTTGTAGCCAGTTTTGAGGCCGTTATGATGCTTGGCGCCATCCCTGTTTTGGTTGAGATAGACGATACCTTAACACTTAGCCCAAAAGCAGTAGAAAATGCCATAACACCAAAAACAAAAGCGGTTATGGTAGTCCACATGTGTGGCAGTATGGGCCATATAGACACACTTCAAGATATTTGTAGCAAACACAACCTGTTATTGATAGAAGACGCATGTCAAGCCATTGGCGCCACTTACAAAAGCAAACCGCTCGGAAGCATTGGCGATTTGGGGTGTTTCTCGTTCGATTTTGTAAAAACCATTACCTGTGGTGAAGGAGGTGCAGTCATAACAAATAATAAAGATTATTATATTAATTCCGACCATTACAGCGATCATGGTCACGATCATGTTGGTAATGATAGAGGAGCAGAATCACACCCATTTTTAGGATACAATTTCAGAATTTCAGAACTTCATGCAGCGGTTGGTTTAGCACAAATAAAACGCTTACCTGAAATTTTAAAAGTCCAAAAGTTAAACTATACCATTTTACGAGACGCTTTGTTTCAAATTCCTGAAGTAACTTTTAGAACGGTTCCTGAAGGTGGAGAGGAAAACTATAGCTTTTTAAATTTCTTTTTACCAGATTTAGAAACCTCGCTAAAAGTTTCAGAAGCATTTAAAACCCAAGGCGTAGATGCTTGCTTTCAATACTATAATAATAATTGGCATTACATTCGCAAATGGGATCATTTAAAAGAAATGAAATCATTATTCCCAATACCTACAGAGGTGAAAAACGGATTGGACTCTCTTAAAAACAAAGAATTTCCGCAATCTGACCATTATATTGGTAGAAATATATCCTGTTTAATAAAACTATCATGGACGGAAGCCGAAGTAAAAGCCAGAGCGTCTAAAATGGTTGAAATTATTAAAGCTTCTTTGTAA
- a CDS encoding LptF/LptG family permease, with amino-acid sequence MKILDRYILTTYLKTFFSVFIILMLIFVLQTIWLYIRELSGKDLDIGVIFKFLFYFMPKLIPLVLPLTILLASIMVFGSFAENYEFAAMKSTGISLQRAMSGLSIFIVILGIVTFFFSNNVIPWAELNSFNLRTNIAKLKPAMLLAKGQFNEIEGTAYNIKFEDKHGDRDQYLDNVTIHVKGKDGRTNATTIKSKSGELASEKDSNVLKLILLDGNYYSDVSTNNIKSRNKKPFAKSSFEKYIINIDLSQMNNVDFDEQSQTDKYNMLDVVGLHKTIDSLSKKEITSHEILSKNLFQRSNVIAIKRNEKKAADSTYLGPILDIFNTKEKYDLVDASLKTVTSAKQVIITNEATRKISKEWLNKHIISLHEKFALGFACIILFFVGAPLGALIRKGGIGLPMVIAIILFLTYHFIGIFATNSAKNGSFNPILASWFSTLVMLPLGIFLTRRATADKGLFEFDSLIEPIKKMLNIKEKDSIDYKFLSSYKNDELIDVINNYETLGHLEDSRYEALKILNERGLTKKQLRDEGLEINMIYDDSERIAKDYKDHAKLAIVLYSIGVVLLILHFVFKNNKMPSLASASIQLSMTSLLLYLVYYVKSLINTSKFYNHINKKEKKPNPILIIIGIPLYFIAHLFLDDKVKEDLKQNCLESLK; translated from the coding sequence GTGAAAATACTAGACCGATACATACTAACTACTTACCTTAAAACTTTTTTCAGCGTGTTTATTATTCTCATGCTGATTTTTGTTTTACAAACCATTTGGTTATACATTAGAGAACTATCTGGCAAAGATTTAGACATAGGTGTCATCTTTAAGTTTTTGTTTTATTTCATGCCCAAGCTTATACCATTAGTATTACCGCTAACCATCCTTTTGGCATCTATTATGGTATTTGGCAGTTTTGCTGAAAACTACGAGTTTGCTGCCATGAAATCTACAGGTATTTCACTTCAACGTGCTATGTCTGGACTTAGTATTTTTATTGTTATATTGGGCATCGTTACCTTTTTCTTTTCCAATAACGTTATTCCTTGGGCAGAACTTAATTCTTTCAACTTACGTACCAACATAGCAAAGTTAAAGCCTGCCATGTTACTTGCTAAAGGACAGTTTAATGAAATTGAAGGAACCGCATACAATATTAAGTTTGAAGATAAACATGGTGATAGGGACCAATATCTTGATAATGTAACCATTCATGTAAAGGGCAAAGATGGCAGAACCAATGCTACAACCATAAAATCCAAAAGTGGCGAACTTGCCAGTGAAAAAGATTCCAATGTTTTAAAGCTTATTTTATTAGACGGAAATTATTACAGCGATGTATCTACCAATAACATAAAATCCAGAAACAAAAAGCCTTTTGCTAAAAGCTCTTTTGAAAAGTATATTATAAATATCGATTTGTCACAAATGAACAATGTCGATTTTGATGAACAATCCCAAACAGATAAATACAATATGCTCGACGTGGTTGGTTTACATAAAACCATCGATTCTTTATCTAAAAAAGAAATAACATCCCACGAAATACTATCAAAAAATTTGTTTCAACGCTCAAACGTTATTGCAATCAAGAGAAATGAAAAAAAAGCTGCCGATTCTACATACTTAGGTCCCATTTTAGATATTTTCAACACCAAAGAAAAATACGATTTGGTTGATGCTTCTTTAAAAACCGTAACAAGCGCTAAACAAGTTATTATAACAAATGAAGCTACTAGAAAAATTTCTAAAGAATGGTTAAATAAACATATCATTTCTTTACACGAAAAATTTGCCCTCGGCTTTGCCTGCATTATTTTATTTTTTGTAGGTGCTCCACTTGGTGCTTTGATACGGAAAGGTGGTATAGGCCTACCTATGGTTATAGCCATTATACTCTTTTTAACCTACCATTTTATAGGTATTTTTGCCACAAACAGTGCCAAAAATGGAAGTTTCAACCCTATTTTGGCGAGTTGGTTTTCTACACTCGTTATGTTGCCTCTCGGTATCTTTTTAACACGACGTGCTACTGCCGACAAAGGTTTGTTTGAATTTGACAGCCTTATTGAACCCATTAAAAAAATGCTCAATATAAAAGAAAAAGATAGTATTGATTACAAGTTTCTTTCTTCTTATAAAAATGACGAATTAATTGATGTAATCAATAACTATGAGACTCTTGGACATTTAGAAGATAGTCGCTATGAAGCTTTAAAAATATTAAATGAACGGGGCTTGACCAAAAAACAATTGCGAGACGAAGGGTTGGAAATAAATATGATTTATGACGATTCTGAACGTATTGCAAAAGATTATAAAGACCATGCTAAATTGGCTATCGTATTATATAGTATTGGTGTTGTTTTACTTATCCTCCATTTTGTTTTTAAAAACAATAAAATGCCATCATTAGCATCGGCTTCCATACAGCTTAGTATGACATCGCTATTGCTGTATTTGGTTTATTACGTAAAATCATTAATTAATACCTCTAAGTTTTACAACCATATTAACAAAAAAGAGAAAAAGCCAAACCCAATACTTATAATTATAGGAATCCCTTTATATTTTATTGCACATCTATTTTTAGACGATAAAGTGAAGGAAGACTTAAAGCAAAATTGCTTAGAATCTTTAAAATAA
- a CDS encoding site-specific integrase, giving the protein MKTKVSILFYAKRAKTNANGLVPIYTRITIDGKRIELSTNRFVEISKWSTEASKMKGTSEEARSINNHLDLLKNQIRDAQMELIHRKVSITTESLKSKLLGIDERARMLVPIFQDHNNKIKELVGKEYAPGTLERYTTSLKHTIEFMQWKYNVSDIDITKIDHAFITDYEFWLRSVRNCANNTAVKYIKNFSKIIKICLANDWLDKNPFANYKSKVKEVERVYLTEAEIQSIIEKDFKTERLSLVRDIFLFSCFTGLAYIDVKNLTKSHISYGIDGEKWIFTHRQKTESASKIPILPVTQMIIDKYENYPQCINEDKLLPILSNQKMNAYLKEIAGVCEIEKELTFHIARHTFATTVTLTNGVPIESVSKMLGHKNLRTTQHYAKVLDRKVSEDMQILKDKFTMNSKNQKTQVS; this is encoded by the coding sequence ATGAAAACAAAAGTTTCTATTCTCTTTTACGCAAAGAGAGCAAAAACCAATGCTAACGGATTAGTTCCAATCTACACAAGAATTACAATTGATGGTAAACGCATTGAATTAAGCACCAATCGATTTGTAGAAATCTCAAAATGGTCCACAGAAGCAAGTAAAATGAAAGGCACTTCAGAAGAAGCTCGTTCAATAAATAACCATCTTGATTTACTTAAAAATCAAATTAGAGATGCACAAATGGAATTAATCCATAGAAAAGTATCAATAACTACAGAAAGTCTTAAAAGCAAACTATTAGGAATTGACGAGCGTGCAAGAATGCTTGTACCCATCTTCCAAGACCACAATAATAAAATAAAAGAGCTTGTTGGCAAAGAATATGCTCCAGGAACATTAGAACGATATACAACTTCATTGAAACATACTATTGAGTTTATGCAATGGAAATACAATGTTTCCGATATCGACATCACTAAAATAGACCACGCCTTTATTACCGATTACGAGTTCTGGTTACGAAGTGTTAGAAACTGTGCCAACAACACAGCTGTTAAATACATCAAGAATTTCAGTAAAATCATTAAAATTTGTTTGGCTAATGACTGGCTTGATAAAAATCCTTTTGCAAACTACAAATCAAAAGTTAAAGAAGTAGAACGAGTTTATCTTACTGAAGCTGAAATCCAATCTATCATTGAAAAAGATTTCAAAACAGAAAGACTTTCACTAGTTCGCGATATCTTCCTTTTTAGCTGTTTTACTGGTTTAGCATACATTGATGTCAAAAACTTAACAAAGTCGCATATAAGCTATGGAATAGATGGTGAGAAATGGATATTCACTCATAGACAAAAAACCGAGAGCGCTTCTAAAATTCCAATACTCCCTGTAACACAAATGATAATCGATAAATACGAAAATTATCCACAGTGTATTAATGAAGATAAACTGCTACCTATTCTATCAAACCAAAAAATGAATGCCTATTTAAAAGAAATTGCAGGAGTTTGTGAAATTGAAAAAGAACTAACTTTTCACATTGCAAGACATACATTTGCAACAACGGTAACGCTTACAAATGGTGTTCCTATTGAATCCGTAAGTAAAATGTTAGGTCATAAAAACTTGCGAACTACTCAGCATTATGCAAAAGTTTTGGATAGAAAAGTAAGTGAGGATATGCAAATTTTGAAAGATAAATTTACTATGAATTCAAAAAATCAAAAAACGCAGGTTTCCTAA
- a CDS encoding restriction endonuclease produces the protein MHETKNLDWKTYESITKYIYETLGKQSGVTIKGYGSNCKVKGKSGTSHQIDVLTTHSDGIHSYETAIECKYWKKKVNKDIVMKLVQILEDTGISKGIIVSKSGFTRDGIQFAKHKDIEIVHLREYEEKDLQDSSHKIEIATLDLKIKIHITRPEITSIDIGNNRKIEIKHEFDYFDYIILLENGNQVPFYDCVNNFRKEIKLLNNKTKSLTRTYKIQGSKLLNRQTGEKIDLDEILFTGQITESDDNRNLKYTIVDKVWLLMKSIFEERTFSFLENGLIVEHKK, from the coding sequence ATGCATGAAACTAAAAACTTAGATTGGAAAACCTACGAATCAATTACAAAATATATCTACGAAACTTTAGGAAAGCAATCTGGAGTTACGATAAAGGGTTATGGTAGTAACTGTAAGGTTAAAGGTAAATCTGGTACAAGTCATCAAATCGATGTATTAACGACACATTCCGATGGAATTCATAGTTATGAAACTGCCATAGAATGTAAATATTGGAAAAAAAAGGTAAATAAAGATATTGTAATGAAACTGGTACAGATACTTGAAGATACAGGAATTAGCAAAGGAATTATTGTTTCGAAAAGCGGTTTCACACGTGACGGTATTCAATTTGCAAAGCATAAGGATATAGAGATAGTTCACCTTCGGGAATATGAAGAGAAAGATTTGCAAGATAGTAGTCATAAAATTGAGATTGCAACACTTGATTTGAAGATTAAGATACATATAACGCGACCAGAAATAACAAGTATTGACATAGGTAATAATAGAAAAATTGAAATTAAACATGAATTTGATTACTTTGATTATATAATACTATTAGAGAATGGAAATCAAGTTCCTTTTTATGATTGCGTAAATAATTTTCGAAAGGAAATTAAACTTCTAAATAATAAAACTAAGTCTTTAACAAGAACGTATAAAATTCAGGGAAGCAAGTTATTGAATCGACAAACTGGAGAAAAAATTGATTTAGACGAAATACTATTTACTGGCCAAATAACTGAAAGCGATGACAATCGTAATTTAAAATATACTATTGTTGACAAAGTGTGGTTACTAATGAAATCTATTTTTGAAGAGCGGACATTTTCTTTTTTGGAAAATGGATTAATTGTAGAACATAAAAAATGA
- a CDS encoding NAD(P)H-dependent oxidoreductase, translating into MDIIKQLKWRYATKKFDATKKLSSEKLDILKQAFNLTATSFGLQTIKLIIVEDQSLRQSLVAHAYNQKQVLEASHLLVICMQEDILDTDVVAYYDNIKTTRNTPETILGPYREDLIKMMQNMSVTERLQWSKNQAYIALGNLMTVCAIEGIDSCPMEGFLPEAVDKTLQLNKMGLKSVLLLPVGYRDETDIFANFIKVRKSINEAVIEL; encoded by the coding sequence ATGGATATTATCAAGCAGCTTAAGTGGCGCTATGCAACCAAAAAGTTCGATGCAACCAAAAAACTATCTTCAGAAAAACTGGATATTTTAAAACAAGCGTTCAATTTAACAGCAACATCATTCGGGTTACAAACCATCAAATTAATAATTGTAGAGGACCAGTCATTAAGGCAATCCTTAGTGGCACATGCATATAATCAAAAGCAAGTTTTAGAAGCCTCACATTTATTGGTTATTTGCATGCAAGAAGACATTTTAGACACAGACGTTGTTGCTTACTACGATAATATAAAAACCACAAGGAACACCCCCGAGACCATTTTAGGTCCTTACAGAGAGGATCTCATTAAAATGATGCAAAACATGTCAGTCACAGAACGTCTGCAATGGTCCAAAAACCAAGCTTACATTGCACTAGGTAATTTAATGACCGTTTGTGCTATAGAGGGGATCGATTCCTGCCCAATGGAAGGGTTTTTGCCAGAAGCTGTAGATAAGACATTACAATTAAACAAAATGGGTTTAAAATCAGTATTATTGCTGCCCGTAGGTTATAGAGACGAAACCGATATATTTGCCAACTTTATTAAAGTTAGAAAATCAATAAACGAAGCAGTAATAGAATTATAG
- the ribB gene encoding 3,4-dihydroxy-2-butanone-4-phosphate synthase — MTKNTSPKFKLDTIHDAIEAIRNGKVIIVVDDATRENEGDFVAAADKVTPEMINFMATQGRGLICAPLTENRCKELELGMMVRNNTDHMETAFTVSVDLRGQGVSTGISASDRAKTVKALTDPNTKSFDLARPGHIFPLVAKEGGVLRRTGHTEAAIDFARLAGLKPAGVIVEIMNEDGTMARLPELMKVAKKLDVKIVSIEDLVAYRMQHDSLIEKKEDFEIETRFGSFRLRAYKQTTNNQIHIALTKGSWKDNEEVLTRINSTLINNDILGTLTNNVDAQLNNMFQVINNEGKGAIIFINQESQSMNILNRLSVIKENQKPNTVYKAPKIDMDARDFGIGAQILHDLNIHKLRLISNTKQTKRVGLIGYGLEIVEYVNY; from the coding sequence ATGACAAAAAACACGAGTCCGAAGTTTAAACTTGATACCATTCACGATGCCATTGAAGCCATTAGAAATGGTAAAGTTATTATAGTTGTAGATGATGCAACCCGCGAAAATGAAGGCGATTTTGTTGCTGCCGCCGATAAAGTAACTCCCGAAATGATAAACTTTATGGCCACCCAAGGTCGAGGTTTAATATGTGCGCCACTTACCGAAAACCGTTGTAAAGAATTAGAATTAGGCATGATGGTACGTAACAATACCGACCATATGGAAACTGCCTTTACCGTTTCGGTAGATTTAAGAGGTCAAGGTGTTTCAACAGGAATTTCGGCGAGCGATAGAGCCAAAACCGTAAAAGCACTTACAGACCCAAATACCAAATCCTTTGATTTAGCCAGGCCAGGACATATTTTCCCTTTAGTTGCTAAAGAAGGTGGTGTATTAAGACGTACAGGCCATACTGAAGCTGCCATAGATTTTGCAAGACTTGCAGGTTTAAAGCCTGCTGGTGTTATTGTTGAAATTATGAATGAAGATGGTACCATGGCGCGTTTACCAGAACTCATGAAAGTTGCTAAAAAGCTGGATGTTAAAATAGTCTCCATTGAAGATTTGGTGGCCTACAGAATGCAACACGACTCATTAATTGAGAAAAAAGAAGATTTTGAAATAGAAACCCGTTTTGGAAGTTTCAGATTAAGAGCCTACAAACAAACAACTAATAATCAAATACATATAGCATTGACAAAAGGATCTTGGAAAGATAATGAAGAGGTGCTTACACGAATAAATTCAACATTAATAAATAATGATATTTTAGGGACCCTTACCAATAATGTTGATGCCCAATTAAATAACATGTTTCAAGTGATTAATAATGAAGGGAAAGGAGCTATTATCTTTATTAATCAAGAATCACAATCCATGAATATACTAAACAGGTTATCTGTAATAAAAGAAAACCAAAAGCCAAATACCGTATATAAAGCACCAAAAATTGATATGGATGCCCGCGATTTTGGTATTGGTGCTCAAATATTACACGATCTAAACATTCATAAACTGCGTTTAATTTCCAATACAAAACAAACCAAACGTGTTGGTTTAATTGGTTATGGTTTAGAAATTGTAGAGTATGTAAATTACTAA
- a CDS encoding LolA family protein — MRIKNILLALIITASSLNGFTQNKAKTLLNQVSQKVKSYDNISIEFKYVLENTAEKIKQETKGDVIMQGEKYKLNILGVTRLFNGKKLYSISTEDEEVTISSENDTEEGAITPSKMLSFYEDGYTYAMDIEQNINGRKIQLVKLTPIDSKSEIKYILLGIDKQTKHIYNLMQIGKNGTKTTLTVNSFKTNEPLSKTLFTFDANKYKGYYINKLN, encoded by the coding sequence ATGAGAATTAAGAATATCCTATTAGCTTTAATAATAACAGCATCATCGCTTAATGGTTTTACTCAAAATAAAGCTAAAACACTTTTAAACCAAGTCTCTCAAAAAGTAAAAAGCTATGATAATATTTCTATAGAATTTAAGTATGTTTTAGAAAATACTGCAGAAAAAATAAAACAAGAAACCAAAGGAGATGTTATTATGCAAGGTGAAAAGTATAAACTAAATATACTTGGTGTAACACGTCTTTTTAATGGAAAAAAACTTTACAGTATTAGTACTGAAGACGAAGAAGTAACTATTTCATCTGAAAACGACACTGAAGAAGGTGCCATAACACCTAGTAAAATGTTATCTTTTTATGAAGATGGCTATACCTACGCCATGGATATTGAACAAAACATTAACGGTAGAAAAATACAATTGGTGAAACTGACCCCAATTGATTCCAAATCTGAAATAAAATACATTCTGTTAGGGATAGACAAACAAACAAAACACATTTACAATTTAATGCAAATTGGCAAAAACGGCACAAAAACCACATTAACCGTTAATTCTTTTAAAACAAACGAGCCATTATCAAAAACCTTATTTACCTTTGATGCCAACAAATACAAAGGCTATTATATTAATAAGCTTAATTAA
- a CDS encoding DNA translocase FtsK, whose protein sequence is MAKKKNDTNKQPRKKFKMPSFKLSSQQKLVFGSFLVIFGFILFMAFLSFLFTGEADQSSLSDFASRDVKTENWVSKSGAWLSDFFIQRGFGIASFIISGLIFLSGVYVLMNLSKAKLRTHWFWGMLIVVWLSILFGFFGNTNGVLGGTIGFEVNMYLQDYIGKIGTSLLLLFGLITYLAIRFKVTFESFTTIFKSAKSKIKNDFHNPDDDEPIIALDNNLSEEATAIKSAFKIPSENTKSTPKKEANPVIETAPLVVKTPIKEDIEDDDLDLEIEVEKVAEEQSETNNLSDKLVEDFGLFDPTLELSKYQFPPLDLLKKYDSEGITINQEELEENKNKIVETLKNYNIGIASIKATIGPTVTLYEIVPDAGIRISKIKNLEDDIALSLSALGIRIIAPIPGKGTIGIEVPNKNATIVSMRSVIASKKFQTSDMQLPIALGKTISNETFVVDLAKMPHLLMAGATGQGKSVGLNAVLTSLLYKKHPAEVKFVLVDPKKVELTLFNKIERHYLAKLPDSEDAIITDNTKVINTLNSLCIEMDNRYELLKNALCRNIAEYNVKFKARKLNPNDGHQFLPYIVLVVDEFADLIMTAGKEVETPIARLAQLARAIGIHLIIATQRPSVNVITGIIKANFPARIAFRVTSKIDSRTILDGSGADQLIGRGDMLFTQGNDLIRVQCAFVDTPEVEKITDYIGSQKAYPEAYLLPEFVGEESGTSLDIDIEDRDKLFREAAEVIVTAQQGSASLLQRKLKLGYNRAGRLIDQLEAAGIVGPFEGSKARQVLITDLTALDKHLENETL, encoded by the coding sequence ATGGCGAAGAAAAAAAACGACACCAACAAACAACCAAGAAAAAAATTTAAAATGCCTAGTTTTAAGTTATCAAGCCAGCAAAAACTGGTGTTTGGCAGCTTTTTAGTCATCTTTGGCTTTATACTTTTCATGGCATTTCTTTCGTTTCTTTTTACTGGCGAAGCAGACCAAAGTAGTTTATCTGATTTTGCATCGCGCGATGTGAAAACAGAAAATTGGGTGAGTAAGTCTGGCGCTTGGTTAAGCGACTTCTTTATTCAACGTGGGTTTGGTATTGCTTCATTCATAATTTCTGGACTTATATTTTTATCGGGGGTTTATGTTTTAATGAACCTTAGCAAAGCCAAACTAAGAACACACTGGTTTTGGGGTATGCTTATTGTAGTTTGGCTATCCATTTTATTCGGATTTTTTGGAAATACCAACGGCGTACTTGGTGGTACCATTGGTTTTGAAGTTAATATGTATCTTCAAGATTACATAGGAAAAATAGGCACTTCACTCCTACTCTTATTTGGATTGATCACCTATTTAGCTATTCGATTTAAAGTCACATTCGAAAGTTTTACAACCATTTTCAAATCGGCAAAAAGTAAAATCAAAAATGATTTTCACAACCCAGATGATGATGAACCCATTATTGCTTTAGATAATAACCTATCGGAAGAAGCTACTGCTATTAAATCGGCTTTCAAAATTCCTTCAGAAAATACCAAGTCCACTCCAAAAAAAGAAGCAAATCCTGTTATTGAAACAGCACCTTTAGTGGTTAAAACCCCTATTAAGGAGGACATTGAAGATGATGATTTAGATTTAGAAATAGAAGTCGAAAAAGTAGCCGAAGAACAATCTGAAACCAACAACCTTTCGGATAAATTAGTCGAAGATTTTGGGCTATTCGACCCCACACTCGAGTTATCAAAATATCAATTTCCACCGCTAGACCTTCTTAAAAAATATGATTCCGAAGGCATTACTATCAACCAAGAAGAATTAGAAGAAAATAAAAATAAAATTGTAGAAACCTTAAAAAACTACAATATTGGCATTGCGAGTATAAAGGCAACCATTGGACCAACAGTGACCCTTTATGAAATTGTACCCGATGCTGGTATTCGAATTTCGAAAATTAAAAATTTAGAAGACGATATTGCCTTATCACTTTCAGCACTGGGTATTCGTATCATTGCACCAATTCCTGGTAAAGGAACTATTGGTATTGAAGTACCTAATAAGAATGCCACTATTGTATCCATGCGTTCAGTAATAGCCTCGAAAAAGTTTCAAACATCCGATATGCAATTGCCTATTGCTTTAGGAAAAACCATTAGCAACGAAACTTTTGTGGTCGATTTAGCCAAAATGCCCCACTTGCTTATGGCAGGAGCAACCGGGCAGGGAAAATCCGTAGGATTGAATGCGGTACTTACCTCATTACTTTACAAAAAGCATCCAGCCGAAGTAAAATTTGTTTTAGTAGATCCTAAAAAAGTTGAGTTAACGCTTTTTAATAAAATTGAGCGTCATTATTTAGCAAAATTGCCTGATAGTGAAGATGCTATTATAACCGATAACACCAAAGTAATCAATACATTAAATTCATTATGTATTGAAATGGATAACCGCTACGAGTTATTAAAAAACGCTTTATGTAGAAACATTGCCGAATACAATGTGAAATTCAAAGCGCGAAAATTAAACCCTAACGATGGCCATCAATTTTTACCGTACATTGTTTTAGTGGTCGATGAGTTTGCCGATTTAATTATGACTGCCGGTAAAGAGGTTGAAACCCCAATTGCTCGTTTAGCGCAATTAGCACGTGCCATTGGTATTCACTTAATTATTGCTACACAACGCCCGTCGGTAAACGTTATTACAGGTATTATTAAAGCCAATTTCCCGGCACGTATTGCGTTTAGAGTAACCTCAAAAATAGATTCTAGAACCATTTTGGATGGTTCTGGTGCCGACCAACTTATAGGTCGTGGTGATATGTTATTCACACAAGGCAACGATTTAATTCGTGTACAATGTGCTTTTGTTGACACGCCCGAAGTTGAAAAAATAACCGATTATATAGGATCGCAAAAAGCATACCCAGAAGCCTATTTGCTTCCCGAGTTTGTTGGCGAGGAAAGTGGCACAAGTCTTGATATAGATATAGAAGACCGAGATAAACTATTCAGGGAAGCTGCCGAAGTTATAGTTACAGCACAACAAGGTTCTGCCTCTTTATTGCAACGAAAATTGAAATTAGGCTATAATCGTGCCGGTAGATTAATTGACCAATTAGAAGCCGCAGGTATCGTAGGGCCTTTTGAAGGCAGTAAAGCAAGACAGGTGTTAATAACCGACTTAACGGCTTTGGATAAACATTTAGAAAATGAAACTTTATAA
- a CDS encoding diacylglycerol kinase family protein produces the protein MTKKESSFVANRIRSVGYAFKGAIMLLKTEASVKVQFTIALLVTAAGFFFNISSNEWTTQLLAIGLVMSMEGINTAVEEMANFIHPEHHNKIGLIKDIAAGAVFFSSIFAIIIGLIIYLPKIF, from the coding sequence ATGACCAAAAAAGAATCCTCCTTTGTTGCTAACCGGATAAGAAGTGTTGGTTACGCTTTTAAAGGCGCTATCATGCTTTTAAAGACGGAAGCCAGCGTAAAAGTTCAATTTACAATAGCCTTATTGGTTACGGCCGCAGGATTCTTTTTTAACATTTCTTCAAACGAATGGACTACGCAACTATTGGCAATAGGTTTGGTTATGAGTATGGAAGGTATCAATACGGCAGTAGAAGAAATGGCTAATTTTATCCATCCAGAGCATCATAACAAAATCGGCTTAATAAAAGATATCGCTGCAGGTGCTGTATTTTTTTCCTCTATTTTTGCTATTATCATCGGACTTATTATTTATTTACCAAAGATTTTTTAA